One Phoenix dactylifera cultivar Barhee BC4 unplaced genomic scaffold, palm_55x_up_171113_PBpolish2nd_filt_p 000986F, whole genome shotgun sequence DNA window includes the following coding sequences:
- the LOC120107721 gene encoding uncharacterized protein LOC120107721, producing MTGSFGGGGRGRGTCGWSVFDGVRAFPPTPEALMAEIDAAIAASEYVHATALLSSSSEEEPEKEKGLDTAAPVHDARLADEAYKAACAALAAGRPDAAIQSLRLALARCPPDKSSALDKLRSLLSIASSQLQKQQQHLQRKELQDE from the coding sequence ATGACGGGCTCGTTTGGAGGCGGCGGGAGGGGCCGCGGCACGTGCGGATGGAGCGTGTTCGACGGCGTGCGAGCCTTCCCTCCCACCCCGGAAGCCCTCATGGCCGAGATCGACGCCGCGATCGCTGCCTCCGAGTACGTCCACGCCActgccctcctctcctcctcctcggaggaggagccggagaaggagaaggggcTGGACACCGCCGCCCCCGTCCATGACGCGCGTCTGGCCGACGAGGCTTACAAGGCGGCGTGCGCCGCCCTGGCCGCCGGGAGGCCGGACGCCGCCATCCAGTCGCTCCGGCTAGCCCTAGCCAGATGCCCGCCGGACAAGTCCTCCGCCCTCGACAAACTCCGGTCTCTCCTCTCTATCGCCTCCTCTCAACTccagaagcagcagcagcatctCCAGAG